In Nicotiana tabacum cultivar K326 chromosome 11, ASM71507v2, whole genome shotgun sequence, a single window of DNA contains:
- the LOC142165736 gene encoding uncharacterized protein LOC142165736: MITKGCLYHLVRVIDTTAEVTSIQSVPVVNEFPDVFPDELPGIPPDRIIDFGIDVVPDTQPMSIPPYRIAPAELRELKEQLKDLLDKGFIRPSIEAVKSCPRPTASTEIRSFLGLAGYYRWFVEGFSTLASLLNKLTQKAVKFQWSSACERSFQELKARLTTPPMLTLSIGLGECVRELNLRQRRWLELLKDYDLSIHYHPGKANVVADVLSRKSGGTLAHLPISKKLVACAIARSSLIECVKASQFEDPNLVNIRNSIKSKEIPAFSLDEDGVLKMNGRLCVLDVDGLCNEIMDEAHSSRYFIHLGSTKIYKGLREIYWWNQM, from the exons ATGATCACGAAGGGATGTCTCTATCATTTAGTCAGAGTCATTGACACAACTGCGGAGGTAACAAGCATTCAGTCTGTGCCAGTTGTTaatgagtttcctgatgtttttccTGATGAGCTTCCGGGTATCCCACCAGATCGGATCATCGACTTTGGGATAGATGTGGTGCCAGATACTCAGCCGATGTCTATTCCCCCATACCGAATAGCTCCAGCCGAATTAagagaattgaaggagcaattgaaAGATTTACTGGATAAAgggtttattagacctagt attgaaGCGGTTAAGAGTTGTCCTCGACCAACTGCATcgacagagatccgcagtttcttGGGATTAGCGGGTTACTATCGGTGGTTTGTTGAAGGATTTTCTACTCTTGCATCTCTGTTAAACAAGTTGACACAGAAAGCAGTGAAGTTTCAGTGGTCGAGTGCTTGTGAGAGAAGTTTTCAAGAGTTGAAGGCTAGATTGACTACACCGCCAATGTTGACATTGTCAATAGGTTTGGGTGAATGTGTG AGGGAATTAAACTTGAGGCAAAGGAGATGGTTAGAACTATTAAAGGATTATGATTTAAGCATTCattaccatccgggaaaggcgaATGTGGTAGCCGACGTGCTAAGCCGAAAGTCAGGAGGTACCTTAGCACATTTACCGATAAGTAAAAAGCTTGTCGCTTGTGCCATAGCACGTTCCTCTCTTATTGAGTGTGTCAAGGCTAGTCAATTTGAAGATCCAAATTTGGTTAATATTCGAAATAGTATAAAATCTAAAGAAATCCCTGCATTTTCTCTTGATGAGGATGGGGTGTTGAAGATGAATGGTCGCTTGTGCGTGCTAGATGTTGATGGGCTTTGTAATGAAATTATGGATGAGGCGCACAGTTCAAGATATTTTATACATCTAGGGTCCACAAAAATTTACAAAGGCTTGCGGGAGATCTATTGGTGGAATCAGATGTAG